From the Micromonospora sediminicola genome, one window contains:
- a CDS encoding type VII secretion target — MVEEPFDVDPELLRAVARELGDDARRLAGVSGEASEPLLVAPADGWRSGGALADLEAAVRRWSGTLAARVADTAEALRAGADGYDAVDDRAAHRLAGISR; from the coding sequence GTGGTGGAGGAGCCGTTCGACGTCGATCCGGAGCTGCTGCGGGCGGTGGCGCGGGAACTGGGCGACGACGCGCGCCGGCTGGCCGGTGTGTCGGGCGAGGCGTCGGAACCGCTGCTGGTGGCACCGGCGGACGGCTGGCGGTCGGGCGGTGCGCTGGCCGACCTGGAGGCGGCGGTGCGGCGCTGGTCGGGCACGCTGGCGGCCCGGGTCGCCGACACCGCCGAGGCGTTGCGCGCCGGGGCCGACGGCTACGACGCGGTGGACGACCGGGCCGCCCACCGCCTCGCCGGGATCTCCCGGTGA
- a CDS encoding NAD(P)H-hydrate dehydratase, with translation MRPVWRVADVRAAEAGLMATLPAGALMHRAAAGLARRCALLLGDRGGVYGARVLLLVGSGDNGGDALYAGAHLARRGVAVAALLLTPGRAHADGLAALRAAGGRVVDRPPAVVDLVLDGIVGIGGTGGLRETAEQLAASLAERCGRDGTRATVVAVDVPSGVAVDTGHVPLTDAGRPCAVRADVTVAFGALKPALVVGPAAALAGQVELVDIGLTPWLRGSPALRVTEWSDVVDWWPALGPASEKYSRGVVGVATGSATYPGAAVLSVGGALAGPTGLVRYAGGARAEVVHQHPSVIATGRVADAGRVQAWVCGSGLGTGEESAAELRAVLAAPVPVVLDADALTLLVDGKLADRLRGRDAPIVVTPHDREYARLCGEMPGEDRVSAALRLAAWMNAVVLLKGDRTIVGTPDGRAYVNPTGTPVLATGGTGDVLAGLLGSLLAGGLAPERAAAAAAYLHGLAGREAARGGPVTAPDVAAALRPVLARLG, from the coding sequence ATGAGACCGGTGTGGCGGGTCGCTGACGTTCGCGCGGCGGAGGCGGGTCTGATGGCCACCCTCCCGGCCGGGGCGTTGATGCACCGGGCCGCGGCCGGGCTGGCCCGGCGGTGCGCGCTGCTGCTCGGCGACCGGGGCGGCGTCTACGGCGCCCGGGTCCTGCTGCTGGTCGGCTCCGGCGACAACGGCGGCGACGCGCTCTACGCGGGCGCGCACCTGGCCCGCCGGGGCGTCGCGGTCGCGGCGCTGCTCCTCACCCCCGGGCGGGCGCACGCCGACGGTCTGGCCGCGCTGCGTGCCGCCGGCGGGCGGGTGGTCGACCGGCCGCCCGCCGTGGTCGACCTGGTGCTCGACGGCATCGTGGGCATCGGCGGCACCGGTGGTCTGCGGGAGACCGCCGAGCAGCTCGCGGCGAGCCTGGCCGAGCGTTGTGGACGCGACGGCACGCGCGCCACGGTGGTCGCGGTGGACGTGCCGAGCGGCGTCGCGGTCGACACCGGGCACGTCCCGCTGACCGACGCCGGCCGGCCCTGCGCCGTCCGCGCCGACGTGACCGTGGCCTTCGGCGCGCTCAAGCCGGCCCTGGTGGTCGGCCCGGCCGCCGCGCTGGCCGGGCAGGTCGAGCTGGTCGACATCGGGCTGACGCCGTGGCTGCGCGGCTCGCCCGCGCTCCGGGTGACCGAGTGGTCGGACGTGGTCGACTGGTGGCCCGCGCTCGGCCCGGCGTCGGAGAAATACTCGCGGGGCGTGGTCGGGGTGGCCACCGGGTCGGCCACCTATCCGGGCGCGGCGGTGCTCTCGGTCGGCGGTGCGCTGGCCGGTCCCACCGGCCTGGTCCGCTACGCCGGGGGCGCCCGCGCCGAAGTGGTCCACCAGCACCCGTCGGTGATCGCCACCGGCCGGGTCGCCGACGCCGGCCGGGTGCAGGCCTGGGTCTGCGGGTCCGGGCTCGGCACCGGCGAGGAGTCCGCCGCCGAGCTGCGCGCGGTGCTGGCCGCGCCGGTGCCGGTGGTGCTGGACGCCGACGCGTTGACCCTGCTCGTCGACGGCAAGCTGGCCGACCGGCTGCGCGGCCGGGACGCCCCGATCGTGGTGACCCCGCACGACCGGGAATACGCCCGGCTCTGCGGCGAGATGCCGGGGGAGGACCGGGTCTCGGCGGCGCTGCGGCTGGCCGCCTGGATGAACGCGGTGGTGCTGCTGAAGGGTGATCGGACGATCGTCGGCACGCCCGACGGGCGGGCGTACGTCAACCCGACCGGCACCCCGGTGCTGGCCACCGGTGGCACCGGCGACGTGCTGGCCGGGCTGCTCGGCTCGCTGCTCGCCGGCGGTCTGGCCCCCGAGCGGGCGGCCGCCGCCGCGGCGTACCTGCACGGGCTGGCCGGTCGGGAGGCGGCGCGCGGCGGCCCGGTGACCGCACCCGACGTGGCCGCCGCGTTGCGCCCGGTGCTGGCCCGACTGGGCTGA
- the alr gene encoding alanine racemase produces MWQSEVRVDLDAIRENVARLKAGTSAELMAVVKADGYGHGMVPAARAALDAGADQLGVCTLDEALRLRQEGITAPVLAWLLDPGLPLHDGIAVGVDLGCASLPQLDEMIEASRRADRPARLHLKIDTGLSRGGATVADWPTLLEAAAKAQADGLVEVVGVWSHFVYADSPGHPTTDRQLAVFREGLEMVTRAGLRPRYRHLANSAATLTRPDTHFDLVRPGIAVYGLSPIAGERFGLRPAMTARARVMLTKRVPAGTGVSYGHTYLTENESNLAVVPLGYADGVPRHASNTGPVLLAGERRTISGRVCMDQFVVDCGDDEVAAGDVVTLFGSGADGEPTADDWAEAVGTINYEIVTRFGGVRVPRVYDGERV; encoded by the coding sequence ATGTGGCAGTCGGAGGTGCGCGTCGATCTCGACGCGATCCGGGAGAACGTGGCCCGGCTCAAGGCCGGCACCAGCGCCGAGCTGATGGCGGTGGTGAAGGCCGACGGATACGGGCACGGCATGGTGCCGGCGGCCCGCGCGGCGCTCGACGCCGGGGCGGACCAGCTCGGCGTCTGCACCCTGGACGAGGCGCTCCGGCTGCGCCAGGAGGGGATCACCGCGCCGGTCCTGGCCTGGCTGCTCGATCCGGGCCTGCCGCTGCACGACGGCATCGCGGTCGGGGTCGACCTGGGCTGCGCCAGCCTTCCCCAGCTCGACGAGATGATCGAGGCGAGCCGCCGGGCCGACCGCCCGGCCCGGCTGCACCTCAAGATCGACACCGGGTTGTCCCGGGGCGGGGCCACCGTGGCCGACTGGCCCACCCTGCTGGAGGCCGCCGCGAAGGCCCAGGCCGACGGTCTGGTCGAGGTGGTCGGCGTGTGGAGCCACTTCGTGTACGCGGACTCACCCGGCCATCCCACCACCGACCGCCAGCTCGCCGTCTTCCGCGAAGGGCTGGAGATGGTGACCCGCGCCGGCCTGCGGCCCCGCTACCGCCACCTGGCCAACTCGGCGGCCACGCTGACCCGGCCGGACACCCACTTCGACCTGGTCCGTCCCGGCATCGCGGTCTACGGTCTGTCGCCGATCGCGGGCGAGCGGTTCGGCCTGCGGCCCGCGATGACGGCCCGGGCCCGGGTGATGCTGACCAAGCGGGTACCGGCCGGCACCGGCGTCTCCTACGGCCACACCTACCTCACCGAGAACGAGAGCAACCTGGCGGTGGTGCCGCTGGGCTACGCCGACGGGGTGCCCCGGCACGCCTCGAACACCGGTCCGGTGCTGCTCGCCGGCGAGCGGCGGACCATCTCGGGGCGGGTCTGCATGGACCAGTTCGTGGTCGACTGCGGCGACGACGAGGTGGCCGCCGGGGACGTGGTGACGCTGTTCGGCAGCGGCGCGGACGGTGAGCCCACCGCCGACGACTGGGCCGAGGCGGTCGGCACCATCAACTACGAGATCGTGACCCGCTTCGGTGGGGTGCGGGTGCCCCGCGTCTACGACGGCGAGCGCGTATGA
- a CDS encoding alpha/beta fold hydrolase, whose protein sequence is MNLRVPRPRSAAGKVAGLVGAAVGVAAAGLAAGVVSERVLVRRLKNDPADRYAHEVFDQQRYDEAYELEMPDGTDIHVEVVEPTRPVPGRPTVVLVHGFCLDMGTFHFQRKLLTERGDYRVVAYDQPGHGRSGRLESGEYDLVALGRTLRRVLDEVAPEGPLVLVGHSMGGMTIMALAEIYPELFGDRVVGTVLMATSGGLAAETKLVAPALLGRVGAPVLYMMSNATRYGGTVIDKARRSTSNVAWLLTRKYGFGTPKPSPALVSYVETMNSRTSADTVTRYLRTLATHSRFPALAALAGTPVLVIVGDKDMITPVTHSEEIVRRLPHAEFVKIHDSGHVVMLEHADDVNAALERFLESL, encoded by the coding sequence ATGAACCTGCGGGTGCCCCGTCCGCGCAGCGCCGCCGGCAAGGTCGCCGGCCTGGTCGGCGCGGCCGTCGGGGTGGCCGCGGCCGGGCTCGCGGCGGGCGTGGTCAGCGAGCGGGTGCTGGTCCGCCGGCTCAAGAACGACCCCGCCGACCGGTACGCCCACGAGGTCTTCGACCAGCAGCGCTACGACGAGGCGTACGAGCTGGAGATGCCGGACGGCACCGACATCCACGTCGAGGTGGTCGAGCCGACCCGGCCGGTCCCCGGCCGTCCGACGGTCGTGCTGGTGCACGGGTTCTGCCTGGACATGGGGACCTTCCACTTCCAGCGCAAGCTGCTCACGGAGCGCGGGGACTACCGGGTGGTCGCGTACGACCAGCCGGGGCACGGCCGTTCCGGGAGGCTGGAGTCCGGCGAGTACGACCTGGTCGCGCTGGGCCGCACGTTGCGCAGGGTGCTCGACGAGGTGGCGCCGGAGGGGCCGCTGGTGCTGGTCGGGCACTCGATGGGCGGCATGACCATCATGGCGCTCGCCGAGATATACCCGGAGCTGTTCGGCGACCGGGTGGTCGGCACCGTGCTGATGGCCACCTCCGGCGGCCTGGCCGCGGAGACGAAGCTGGTGGCCCCCGCGCTGCTCGGCCGGGTCGGCGCGCCGGTGCTCTACATGATGAGCAACGCCACCCGCTACGGCGGCACGGTGATCGACAAGGCCCGCAGGTCGACGTCGAACGTGGCCTGGCTGCTCACCCGCAAGTACGGCTTCGGCACCCCGAAGCCCAGCCCGGCCCTGGTGTCGTACGTCGAGACGATGAACTCCCGCACCTCGGCCGACACCGTCACCCGCTACCTGCGCACCCTGGCCACCCACTCGCGCTTCCCGGCGCTGGCCGCGTTGGCCGGCACGCCCGTGCTGGTGATCGTGGGGGACAAGGACATGATCACGCCGGTGACGCACTCCGAGGAGATCGTCCGGCGGTTGCCGCACGCCGAGTTCGTGAAGATCCACGACAGCGGGCACGTGGTGATGCTCGAGCACGCGGACGACGTCAACGCGGCGCTGGAAAGGTTCCTGGAATCCCTGTGA
- the tsaE gene encoding tRNA (adenosine(37)-N6)-threonylcarbamoyltransferase complex ATPase subunit type 1 TsaE has translation MPVTVELTTLDDTHRFGRRLAGVLRAGDLLLLSGPLGAGKTALTQGIGAGLGVRGDITSPTFVIARVHRPDPARGGRVTLVHADAYRLGESADPRAEIDDLDLDASVDEAVTVVEWGEGMVEQLVDAHLRVRIDRRDDDTRVITLEPVGGDWAARLATLD, from the coding sequence ATCCCTGTGACGGTGGAGCTGACGACCCTCGACGACACGCACCGGTTCGGCCGCCGGCTGGCCGGCGTGCTGCGCGCCGGCGACCTGCTGCTGCTCAGCGGCCCGCTGGGGGCCGGCAAGACCGCGCTGACCCAGGGCATCGGCGCCGGCCTCGGCGTCCGCGGGGACATCACCTCGCCCACGTTCGTCATCGCCCGGGTGCACCGGCCGGATCCGGCGCGGGGCGGCCGGGTGACGCTGGTGCACGCCGACGCCTACCGGCTGGGGGAGTCCGCCGACCCGCGCGCCGAGATCGACGACCTCGACCTGGACGCCTCGGTGGACGAGGCGGTCACCGTGGTGGAGTGGGGCGAGGGGATGGTCGAGCAACTGGTCGACGCGCACCTGCGGGTGCGCATCGACCGGCGCGACGACGACACCCGGGTGATCACCCTGGAACCGGTCGGCGGCGACTGGGCGGCGAGGCTGGCGACCCTCGACTGA